In the Triticum aestivum cultivar Chinese Spring chromosome 2B, IWGSC CS RefSeq v2.1, whole genome shotgun sequence genome, CGCCACCGGGGAGTAAGAGGCCTCCCATGGGCAGCGGCATAGCACCGGGGCCCCGCAGTAACAATGGCGCCGCCAAGTTCAAGTCGGTAGAGACGCGCGGCTGCACGAAAGTCAAAGTTAGGGCGACCAAGGACGTCGAGAACTCCAACATATACGACGTGATGGTCACTTCAGATTCAGAATTCCAGTATGGTGGCCCCGGAGATGCATAGCTAGCAGAACTCCttttccctttaatttttccttttTAGCAGACGTGTCATCTTATAATATGCGAGAACTAAGGTACAATTTGAGCGGAAAAACGATTGCAAATCAATTCTTTTCGGCGCCCACCCTTAAAATAGACGGAATGTTTATCCATGGACTAGTCCGGACTTCACCGTGGACACGGATACGGTAGCCGCCATCCAAACATGTCTATTACCCTGAAATAGACACAATTACATCCAAAGACTGGTTTGGACTCGTATGCGGACACGGTTACCGGATTCAGCCATCCAACCATGTACCCTATTAGTCCGCCGGACACAATAGTTATAGAAATAATGCAATTCATCCATAAATAACATGCATATATCCCTAATACAACAATAGTTCAAATATAAATATTACATCCAAAGACAATCGGATGTTTGACAAGTTTTTTTACTCGAGTTAGAATCTGCACATGTTGTCTCACGCACTATGCCCTTTGAGC is a window encoding:
- the LOC123041100 gene encoding uncharacterized protein, translating into MVLPIGSSIALAISRYDQTGNWFVYVNGMVVGYFPPAIVNGMDGSTQVQLGGIVYAPPGSKRPPMGSGIAPGPRSNNGAAKFKSVETRGCTKVKVRATKDVENSNIYDVMVTSDSEFQYGGPGDA